The Ascaphus truei isolate aAscTru1 chromosome 3, aAscTru1.hap1, whole genome shotgun sequence genome includes a region encoding these proteins:
- the LOC142491068 gene encoding uncharacterized protein LOC142491068: MLLLYIVAPGGHVSPEMEQVSSPGSASSTLLEEHHGDEDDEYDEDDATEETEIQSCDHEEVPIETVVPPNRPSTSTYDAIVASEGKIVDAENRRHSDMMTVLERMIGLQEETVSQLAHLHRVFIEVPKQLQKINTSFEALVVQQTQANYWRMTNVPQFNTSQPGSVHAGQFSPHSSDIHSPGPNVTGQVADIAVQVPDDILPLPSVQIQQQTPTKEATKTKQDTHETDQPSLVQCLPTCSHVSLGTSPVREQSLPKSPVGESLPKSPVGESLPKSPVGESLPKSPVGESLPKSPVGESLAKSPVGESLPKSPVGESLPKSPVGESLATSPVGESLATSPVGEQSLATSPAREVPEATQSGSVVPKVGGKRKRKIQETTSRPVTRSQKEQKK; encoded by the exons atgttattgttatatatagttgcccctggaggacatgtgtcacctgagatggaacaagtgtcttcacctgggtcagccagctcaacactactagaag aacatcatggtgatgaggatgatgagtatgatgaggatgacgccacagaagagactgaaatacaatcatgtgaccatgaagaggtgccaatagaaactgttgtaccgccaaatcgtccatcaacttccacatacgatgcaattgtagcttcagagggaaaaatagtggacgcagaaaatcgtcgccattcagacatgatgacagtgctggaaaggatgattggactgcaggaagaaacagtatcacaattggcacatctccacagagtcttcattgaagtgcctaaacagttgcaaaaaatcaacacctcattcgaagcattagttgttcagcaaacacaagctaattactggagaatgactaatgtaccacaattcaacacctcccagccaggatctgttcatgcaggtcagttttcaccacattcatctgatattcattcaccaggcccaaatgttaccggtcaagtagcagacattgctgtgcaggttcctgatgacatcctaccgctgccatctgtacaaattcagcagcagacacctacaaaggaggcgacaaaaacaaaacaagacacacatgaaacagaccaaccatcacttgtgcagtgtctaccaacttgctcacatgtgtcactgggcacaagccctgtccgtgaacagtcactacccaaaagccctgtaggtgaatcgctgcccaaaagccctgtaggtgagtcgctgcccaaaagccctgtaggtgaatcgctgcccaaaagccctgtaggtgaatcgctgcccaaaagccctgtaggtgagtcactggccaaaagccctgtaggtgaatcgctgcccaaaagccctgtaggtgaatcactgcccaaaagccctgtaggtgagtcactggccacaagccctgtaggtgagtcactggccacaagccccgtaggtgaacagtcactggccacaagccctgcccgtgaagtgccagaggccactcaaagtggctctgttgtgcctaaagttggtggcaaaagaaaaaggaaaattcaagagacaacaagcaggcctgttactcgctcgcaaaaggaacaaaaaaaataa